The Cupriavidus necator N-1 DNA window CGCCGATCGAGGTCGACTACTACAACCACGGCGGCATCCTGCCGTTCGTGCTGCGCCAGCTGCTGGCCGCCTGAGATCCACCTGAGGCGCCCGCAGCCTGCCAAGGCTGACGCCGCCTGCCTGGCCCTGTTGCGGGGCCCAGGCAGGCGGCGTTTTTCATTGGTGTCCTGCGCCCCTTGCATCACCCCGAACGAAGTCGGGCGCGTGTAAGTTCCACGCAAGCCAGTACTGCCACACTGTGTTCCACAAGAACAGCGGTCGCACGACCGGAAGCCGGGTCCGCCCGGCATCATCCAGAATCAGGAGACACCATGGTTAAGATCCTTATCGCATTCGTCGTGGTTGCCGGCGCGGCCCTCTACCTGCTGACCAAGGGCGGCAGCGACGTTTCCATGTCCGGCGAGTCGCACAGCGTCGAGAGCCACGCGCCCGCGGCCCCTGGCGCCGCTCCGGCCCAGAAATAAGCCGCACGCCCGGGCGCGTCCGCACAGGCTGCACGCATATAGCGGCCTGCGTGTCAACGCAACGAGTAGAATACCGTTTTACGCATAAACGGACGGTTTCTTTCTATGGCAGGTTTTCGCCCCAAGGCTTCCCCACGACTCTCCCCTGACGCCGAGCGTCTGGTGGCCGATGCGCTCGCCCTCGACGCTTCGGGCAGCCGCATGGAGGACGCGTACTGGGAACGGCGGCTCTCGCAGCGCCTGGGCCGCCTGCTGAAGAACGGGAGCCAGACCGCGCTCGACGCGGCGCTGGAACACCTGTTCAAGCACAATGCAGACGCCTCCGACGTACTGGCCGAGCAGGCCGAGACGCTCGCCGAATCCGCCACCATCGAGGTCGACGGCCAGCGCTATGACGCGCTGCTGATTGCCGCCCCGATCCTGGCGCACACGCGCTACGCGATTCCCTCCGGCTCGCTCAAGCCGGAGCTGGCGCAGACGCTGGCGGTGCACCTGCAGGCACATGTGCTGGCCACCGGCACCAAGGTCTCGCTGTCGCCCTACCTCTACAGCATCGACCAGCTGCCGCGCACGCACAGCGACACCTTTGCGCTCACGCACAAGCTGGCCGCGGCCGCCCTGGCCGGCACGGTACCCAAGGTCGACCTGCGCGACCTGCCCGAGACCGCGCCGATCCTGGCCGATCCGCGCTACCTGCTGGCCGTGGTGGTGGCCCCGCACGAGCAGGCGCTGTTCCGCTGGCAGGAAGACGCCAAGGATCACCACGCCGAGCGCTCGACCTGCCTCGACCAATGGCGCACCCAGGTGCAGCCGTCGGTGGCGCTGTTGCTGCCGGGCTGCGAGTTCGAGTTGCTGCTGCCTGACGCCTTCTTCCTGTCCTGCCGCGAGTCCGACAAGAGCATCCGCCCGCTGACCGTGCGCGCCGCGGTCAACTACCTGTGCGGCACCCTCGACATCTCCGCCGGCCAGCTGGCCGCCGTGGTGGCTGCCTTCGGCGAGGAAGTGGTCGAGGAATACCGCGTGGGCTTCACCATGCGCGGCGAGAAGGATGTGATCTACGGCATTGTGTGGCCGGTCTACGGCCGCGAAGCCGGCGAGGTCGATGCCGACGAAAAGGGCAACCCGCTCGAGCAGATCTGCGAGGAACTGCGCAACGCCGGCGTGGAAGACATCTTCCGCCACGC harbors:
- a CDS encoding DUF2863 family protein, with translation MAGFRPKASPRLSPDAERLVADALALDASGSRMEDAYWERRLSQRLGRLLKNGSQTALDAALEHLFKHNADASDVLAEQAETLAESATIEVDGQRYDALLIAAPILAHTRYAIPSGSLKPELAQTLAVHLQAHVLATGTKVSLSPYLYSIDQLPRTHSDTFALTHKLAAAALAGTVPKVDLRDLPETAPILADPRYLLAVVVAPHEQALFRWQEDAKDHHAERSTCLDQWRTQVQPSVALLLPGCEFELLLPDAFFLSCRESDKSIRPLTVRAAVNYLCGTLDISAGQLAAVVAAFGEEVVEEYRVGFTMRGEKDVIYGIVWPVYGREAGEVDADEKGNPLEQICEELRNAGVEDIFRHAALFDPEYCEDCGTPLYADRNGEIVHAELPEDAPTQQPLFH